A portion of the Polaribacter cellanae genome contains these proteins:
- a CDS encoding ATP-dependent zinc protease family protein: MKITIGRSDKADFPELSLSEIDVKIDSGAYTSSIHCSDIKEIAVNGEPFIQFTLLDPEHPFYNNKEFTFKNYASKVVKSSNGISEKRFMIRTEIVIFNKTFPIYLTLSERKDMKFPVLLGRKFLNKKFVIDTIKKNLSYKLKNKN; encoded by the coding sequence ATGAAAATTACAATTGGTCGTTCAGACAAGGCAGATTTTCCTGAATTATCTCTTTCAGAAATTGATGTAAAAATAGATTCTGGTGCATACACCTCTTCTATACATTGTTCTGATATTAAGGAAATTGCTGTAAATGGAGAACCTTTTATTCAGTTTACTTTATTAGATCCAGAGCATCCTTTTTACAATAACAAGGAGTTTACATTTAAAAATTATGCTTCTAAAGTTGTAAAAAGTTCGAACGGAATTTCCGAAAAACGTTTTATGATTCGTACAGAAATTGTAATTTTTAATAAAACGTTTCCAATCTATTTAACCTTAAGCGAACGTAAAGACATGAAATTCCCTGTTTTATTAGGGAGAAAATTTTTGAATAAAAAATTTGTGATAGATACTATAAAGAAAAATTTATCATACAAATTAAAAAATAAAAACTAA
- a CDS encoding LEA type 2 family protein — MKKLLYFTSLLLLLIGCSVQKEPVFIKVDNVKILSFAGDTIKLKADAFFENPNDVSGKITTDDIKVFVNEVEVAEVFSKEFKVPARNEFSIPLIAHIPTKKFLNTNKSGVLEGLLNSLISNKVNVRIKGKLEYVVFGFTREFLVDKKQEIKF; from the coding sequence ATGAAAAAACTACTATATTTTACAAGTTTACTTCTTTTATTAATTGGATGTTCTGTACAAAAAGAACCCGTTTTTATAAAAGTGGATAATGTAAAAATCCTCAGTTTTGCAGGAGACACAATCAAGCTAAAAGCAGATGCTTTTTTTGAAAACCCAAATGATGTGAGTGGTAAAATTACCACAGACGATATTAAGGTCTTTGTAAATGAAGTAGAGGTAGCAGAGGTTTTTTCTAAAGAATTTAAAGTGCCAGCAAGAAACGAATTTTCCATTCCTTTAATTGCACACATTCCTACCAAAAAGTTTTTAAATACTAATAAAAGTGGTGTTTTAGAAGGTTTGTTAAATTCTTTAATTTCGAATAAGGTAAATGTAAGAATTAAAGGAAAATTAGAATATGTTGTTTTTGGTTTTACTAGAGAATTTTTAGTGGATAAAAAACAGGAAATAAAATTTTAA
- the ribD gene encoding bifunctional diaminohydroxyphosphoribosylaminopyrimidine deaminase/5-amino-6-(5-phosphoribosylamino)uracil reductase RibD encodes MNHEFYIKRCLQIAKNGIGTSRPNPSVGAVIVYKDKIIGEGFTSNYGGNHAEVNAINTVKNPKLLEKATIYVTLEPCSHFGKTPPCADLIVKNKLKNVVIGCVDSNRLVSGKGIERLKKAGINVVVGVLEKECREHHKRFFTVQEKKRPYIVLKWAETKDGFVYPELVSGSQELVSESQESISSFVKNNAPIWISNKFSQQLVHKLRSKEHAILVGTNTVLADNPKLNVRSWFGENPIRIVLDRSLRIPKNATILDGSVKTIVLHSKGFQPLENNDIIIFEEINFSKNVAKQICNVLQKHNIQSLIVEGGTQTLQTFINENLWDEAMVFIGDTNFEKGIKAPKLKANKVSEQNIKNDVLKIYKND; translated from the coding sequence ATGAACCACGAATTTTACATAAAACGCTGTTTGCAAATTGCCAAAAATGGTATTGGAACCTCGCGTCCAAACCCATCTGTTGGTGCTGTAATTGTTTATAAAGATAAAATTATTGGCGAAGGATTTACGTCTAATTATGGAGGAAACCATGCAGAGGTAAATGCAATTAATACTGTTAAAAATCCAAAACTTTTAGAAAAAGCAACTATTTATGTGACTTTAGAACCTTGTTCGCATTTTGGAAAAACACCACCTTGTGCAGATTTAATTGTAAAAAACAAACTTAAAAACGTAGTTATTGGTTGTGTAGATAGTAATCGTTTGGTTTCAGGAAAAGGAATTGAGCGTCTTAAAAAAGCAGGAATAAATGTGGTGGTTGGAGTTTTAGAGAAGGAATGTAGAGAACATCACAAACGTTTTTTTACGGTTCAAGAAAAAAAACGACCTTATATTGTATTAAAATGGGCAGAAACGAAAGATGGTTTTGTTTACCCTGAACTTGTTTCAGGGTCTCAAGAACTTGTTTCAGAGTCTCAGGAATCTATTTCAAGTTTTGTTAAAAATAACGCTCCAATTTGGATTTCCAACAAATTCTCCCAACAATTAGTCCATAAATTACGTAGTAAAGAACATGCGATTTTAGTGGGTACAAATACAGTTTTGGCAGACAACCCAAAACTAAATGTTAGAAGTTGGTTTGGAGAAAATCCAATTAGAATTGTTTTGGATAGGAGTTTAAGAATTCCTAAAAATGCAACTATTTTAGACGGAAGTGTAAAAACAATTGTACTTCATAGCAAGGGGTTTCAGCCCCTCGAAAATAATGATATTATTATTTTCGAAGAAATTAATTTCTCTAAAAACGTTGCAAAACAAATTTGTAACGTTTTGCAGAAACACAACATTCAATCTTTAATTGTAGAAGGAGGTACACAAACTTTGCAAACATTTATAAATGAAAATTTATGGGACGAAGCTATGGTTTTTATTGGAGATACCAATTTCGAAAAAGGAATTAAAGCACCAAAATTAAAAGCAAATAAAGTAAGCGAACAAAACATTAAAAACGATGTTTTAAAAATATATAAGAATGATTAA
- the rimK gene encoding 30S ribosomal protein S6--L-glutamate ligase, which produces MRIVILSRNPKLYSTKRLVEAAEKRKHEVIVVDHLKCNIEIEKRSPKIFYKGEYLENVDAIIPRIGASVTFYGTAVIRQFEMMKVFTAVSSIALTRSRDKLSSLQILARAGVGLPKTVFTNYTKDVEHVIDSVGGTPLVLKLLEGTQGLGVVLAETQNAATSVLEAFNGLGARVIAQEFIKEAGGADIRAFVVDGKVIGAMKRQGKEGEFRSNLHRGGNANVIELTDEEEKTALKATKAMGLGVAGVDMLQSSKGPLVLEVNSSPGLEGIEVATGKNIAKEIIRYLELNVE; this is translated from the coding sequence ATGAGAATTGTAATTTTATCTAGAAATCCAAAACTATATTCAACAAAAAGATTGGTAGAAGCTGCAGAAAAGAGGAAACATGAAGTAATAGTCGTGGATCATTTAAAATGCAATATCGAAATAGAAAAAAGATCTCCAAAAATATTTTATAAAGGAGAATATTTAGAAAATGTAGACGCTATAATTCCAAGAATTGGTGCTTCTGTAACATTTTATGGAACTGCAGTAATTCGTCAGTTCGAAATGATGAAGGTTTTTACAGCAGTTTCTTCTATTGCCTTAACTAGGTCGAGAGACAAATTAAGTAGTTTACAAATTTTAGCAAGAGCTGGTGTAGGTTTGCCAAAAACGGTTTTTACAAATTACACAAAAGATGTAGAACACGTTATCGATTCTGTTGGTGGAACTCCATTAGTTTTAAAATTATTAGAAGGAACCCAAGGTTTAGGAGTTGTTTTAGCAGAAACACAAAATGCAGCCACTTCTGTTTTAGAAGCATTTAATGGTTTAGGCGCAAGAGTAATTGCACAAGAGTTTATTAAAGAAGCTGGTGGTGCAGATATTAGAGCATTTGTTGTAGATGGTAAAGTAATTGGAGCTATGAAGCGTCAAGGAAAAGAAGGCGAATTCCGCTCTAATTTACATAGAGGTGGAAATGCAAATGTTATTGAATTGACAGACGAAGAAGAAAAAACAGCTTTAAAAGCGACAAAAGCAATGGGCCTAGGTGTTGCAGGTGTAGATATGCTACAATCTTCTAAAGGGCCTTTAGTTTTAGAGGTAAATTCTTCCCCTGGTTTAGAAGGAATAGAAGTTGCCACTGGAAAAAATATAGCAAAAGAAATTATCCGTTATTTAGAGTTAAATGTTGAATAA
- the cls gene encoding cardiolipin synthase, whose product MAIYYVLSVVHFLLFSWAFYNILYFGVKPSKSLSWILITFFFPFIGVFAFTMFGINRRKLKFFELKETKKRKNYIKKSFEDKKERHLNALDSIKAKKISSLVYNNTNIPLNTKNRVTVLKNGKETFESLSKAIKNAKHFIHLQYYIIENGEMFTDIKKLLLQKRKENVEVRILYDAIGSYYLSKSVKKELKDAGCHLYPEMALKLGTFLFTLNFRNHRKIAVIDNNIGFTGGVNISDEYITEDTELGIWEDAHIKIEGDAVCSLHKSFMKDYFYATDEDLSKKEKYMETCSIESDTKIHIVSSGPDYEQSVVMQQYLSFINLAENSICVMNPYFIPTFSILEAFKIAALSGVKVTLLLPKKGDSKTATYSMYSYFEDLMKAGVNIYLRDDFSHSKVIFIDDEIASVGSTNFDCRSFEHNYELNAIIFDEEITSQIREEFNKRKDLANKIDLETFLNRSKTQKTLERLCRFFSPLL is encoded by the coding sequence ATGGCTATTTACTACGTTCTTTCGGTAGTTCACTTCCTTTTATTTAGTTGGGCGTTTTATAATATTCTATATTTTGGAGTAAAACCATCGAAGTCTTTAAGTTGGATTTTAATTACTTTCTTCTTCCCTTTTATTGGAGTTTTTGCCTTTACGATGTTCGGAATTAACAGAAGAAAATTAAAGTTTTTTGAGCTGAAAGAAACTAAAAAACGTAAAAATTATATTAAAAAATCTTTCGAAGATAAAAAGGAAAGACATTTAAATGCTTTGGATTCTATAAAAGCAAAAAAAATATCGTCTTTAGTTTATAACAATACCAATATTCCTTTAAACACAAAAAATAGAGTAACTGTTTTAAAAAACGGAAAAGAAACTTTCGAATCGCTTTCCAAAGCAATAAAAAATGCAAAACACTTTATTCATTTGCAATATTATATTATTGAAAATGGAGAAATGTTTACCGATATTAAAAAATTATTACTTCAAAAAAGAAAAGAAAATGTTGAAGTAAGAATCTTATACGATGCCATTGGAAGTTATTATTTAAGTAAAAGTGTAAAAAAGGAGTTAAAAGATGCTGGTTGCCATCTTTACCCAGAAATGGCATTAAAACTCGGAACATTTTTGTTCACCTTAAACTTTAGAAATCATCGAAAAATAGCAGTAATCGATAACAATATTGGGTTTACTGGTGGTGTAAATATTTCTGATGAATACATTACAGAAGATACTGAATTAGGTATTTGGGAAGATGCACATATAAAAATCGAAGGCGATGCTGTATGTAGTTTGCACAAATCTTTTATGAAAGATTATTTTTATGCAACTGATGAAGATTTAAGTAAAAAAGAGAAATATATGGAAACTTGTTCCATAGAATCCGATACTAAAATACATATTGTTTCCAGTGGTCCAGATTACGAACAATCTGTAGTTATGCAACAATATTTAAGCTTTATTAACTTGGCAGAGAACAGCATTTGTGTAATGAATCCTTATTTTATTCCTACATTTTCAATTTTAGAAGCATTTAAAATTGCTGCTTTAAGTGGTGTAAAAGTTACTTTATTATTACCCAAAAAGGGCGATTCTAAAACTGCCACTTATAGCATGTATTCTTATTTCGAAGATTTAATGAAAGCAGGTGTAAACATTTATTTAAGAGACGATTTTTCGCACAGTAAAGTAATTTTTATTGATGATGAAATTGCTTCTGTAGGTTCTACAAATTTCGATTGTAGAAGCTTTGAGCACAACTACGAGTTAAACGCCATTATTTTTGATGAGGAAATAACTTCGCAAATTAGAGAAGAGTTTAACAAGCGCAAAGATTTAGCCAATAAAATAGATTTAGAAACTTTCTTAAACCGTTCTAAAACTCAAAAAACCTTAGAGCGATTGTGTCGTTTTTTTAGCCCTTTATTATAG
- a CDS encoding NAD(P)/FAD-dependent oxidoreductase, translating to MVKEIQLRVNLIEERKENILLYKASKQLGIDKNKISAVKILRKSIDARKKNIILNYKVAVYINEQIPEKSDYIFEYKDVSKAKEVHIIGFGPAGMYAALRCIELGYKPVVLERGKNVQDRRRDLKAINQDHFVNEDSNYCFGEGGAGTYSDGKLYTRSLKRGDVRRIFENLVFHGATEQILIDAHPHIGTNKLPKIIQNIRENILKFGGEIHFKTKVTNFVIKNNKLQSIQLQNGQEITVNAVILATGHSARDIYELLHKKEIAIKAKSFAMGVRVEHPQEIIDQIQYNCSGERDELLPAAAYSLVNQVNNRGVYSFCMCPGGFIVPAATANGEVVVNGMSPSRRNNKFANSGIVVELDINRDFKKYEKFGELKGLEFQKDLEKIAFYAGGRTQTAPAQRLVDFVEGKLSSDVNETSYQPGLKSAPLHSLLPKIIGSRLRKGFPEFGKKMHGYFTNEANIVGVESRTSSPINIPRKENLEHTEIEGLFPCGEGGGYAGGIVSAAMDGERCAEAAIAKL from the coding sequence ATGGTTAAAGAAATTCAGCTTCGTGTTAATTTAATAGAAGAACGCAAAGAAAATATTTTACTTTACAAAGCTTCTAAACAATTAGGAATTGATAAAAATAAAATTTCTGCCGTAAAAATCTTACGAAAATCTATTGATGCTCGTAAAAAAAACATCATACTTAACTATAAAGTTGCTGTTTATATTAACGAACAAATTCCAGAAAAATCGGATTATATTTTCGAATATAAAGATGTTTCCAAGGCAAAAGAAGTTCATATCATTGGTTTTGGTCCTGCAGGAATGTATGCTGCTTTGCGTTGTATAGAATTAGGCTACAAACCTGTGGTTTTAGAACGAGGAAAAAATGTGCAAGATAGACGTAGAGATTTAAAGGCAATTAATCAAGACCATTTTGTAAACGAAGATTCTAATTATTGTTTTGGTGAAGGTGGAGCAGGAACGTATTCTGATGGAAAACTGTACACACGTTCTTTAAAACGTGGAGATGTGCGTAGAATTTTCGAAAATTTGGTGTTTCATGGAGCTACAGAGCAAATTTTAATTGATGCACATCCTCATATTGGAACCAATAAATTACCAAAAATCATCCAAAATATTCGTGAAAACATTTTAAAATTTGGTGGCGAAATTCATTTTAAAACCAAAGTAACTAATTTTGTAATTAAAAATAATAAACTACAATCAATTCAACTTCAAAATGGCCAAGAAATAACTGTGAATGCAGTTATTTTAGCAACAGGACATTCAGCCAGAGATATATACGAATTATTGCATAAAAAAGAAATTGCAATAAAAGCAAAATCTTTTGCAATGGGCGTTCGTGTGGAGCATCCTCAAGAAATTATTGATCAAATTCAATACAACTGTTCAGGCGAAAGAGACGAATTATTACCAGCTGCAGCTTATAGCTTGGTAAATCAGGTAAATAATAGAGGTGTTTATTCTTTTTGTATGTGTCCAGGAGGTTTTATCGTTCCTGCAGCTACTGCAAATGGCGAAGTTGTTGTAAATGGAATGTCGCCAAGTAGAAGAAATAATAAGTTTGCAAACTCAGGCATTGTTGTAGAATTAGATATTAATCGAGATTTTAAAAAATACGAGAAATTTGGCGAATTAAAAGGCTTAGAATTTCAAAAAGATTTAGAGAAAATTGCTTTTTACGCTGGTGGAAGAACACAAACAGCACCTGCACAAAGATTGGTAGATTTTGTAGAGGGAAAACTTTCATCAGATGTAAATGAAACCTCATATCAACCAGGCTTAAAATCGGCTCCACTACACTCTCTTTTACCGAAAATTATTGGAAGTAGATTGCGAAAAGGTTTTCCTGAATTTGGCAAAAAAATGCATGGTTATTTTACAAATGAAGCCAATATTGTAGGTGTGGAATCTAGAACATCATCTCCAATAAATATCCCAAGAAAAGAAAATTTAGAACATACAGAAATCGAAGGATTGTTTCCTTGTGGCGAAGGTGGTGGTTATGCAGGTGGCATTGTTTCTGCTGCGATGGATGGAGAACGTTGTGCAGAAGCCGCAATTGCAAAATTATAG
- a CDS encoding HAD-IA family hydrolase, which translates to MIKNIIFDFGDIFINLDKMATYKAMAKLGVTEITEEMMEVYHRYEKGLMSTEGFIKFFHDKFNIPKNNLVHAWNAILLDFPKERLSFLQELAASKKYRLFLLSNTNDLHIKWVQNSLGAQFYNDFKNAFEQFYLSHEINFRKPDTNIYEFVLKENSLKAAETLFVDDLEENTISANSLGIHTWNLIPNVDDVTELFEKNKQLL; encoded by the coding sequence ATGATTAAAAACATCATCTTCGATTTTGGAGATATTTTTATCAATTTAGATAAAATGGCGACTTACAAAGCCATGGCAAAATTAGGCGTAACTGAGATTACTGAAGAAATGATGGAGGTTTACCATCGATATGAAAAAGGATTAATGTCTACAGAAGGTTTTATCAAGTTTTTTCATGATAAATTTAATATTCCAAAAAATAATTTAGTACATGCTTGGAATGCGATTCTGTTAGATTTTCCAAAAGAGAGGTTATCGTTTTTGCAAGAATTAGCAGCTAGCAAAAAATACCGATTATTTTTATTGAGTAACACAAACGATTTGCACATAAAATGGGTTCAAAATAGTTTGGGAGCACAATTTTATAATGATTTTAAAAATGCTTTTGAGCAATTTTATTTGTCACATGAAATTAATTTTAGAAAGCCAGATACCAATATTTACGAGTTTGTTTTAAAAGAAAATTCTTTAAAAGCAGCAGAAACTTTGTTTGTAGACGATTTGGAGGAAAATACGATTTCAGCAAATAGCCTAGGAATTCATACGTGGAATTTAATTCCG
- a CDS encoding GNAT family N-acetyltransferase: MTIKDFIIREIKPIDNPQLATVIRSAILEMGAPKIGTAYEDKATDHMFENFKKEKSAYFVVEYNNKVVGGAGIAQLNNSKENICELQKMYFLPIARGIGLGSKLITKCLQKAKENGFESCYLETMPYMEAATKLYKRNGFVNLEKPMGNTGHYSCNVWMLKKI; encoded by the coding sequence ATGACAATTAAAGATTTTATCATAAGAGAAATAAAACCTATTGACAACCCACAACTTGCCACTGTTATTAGAAGTGCAATTTTAGAAATGGGTGCTCCAAAAATTGGTACTGCTTACGAAGATAAAGCGACTGATCATATGTTCGAGAATTTTAAAAAAGAAAAAAGTGCTTATTTTGTGGTAGAGTACAATAACAAAGTTGTTGGAGGTGCAGGAATTGCACAATTAAACAATAGTAAAGAAAACATTTGCGAGCTTCAAAAAATGTATTTTTTGCCAATTGCGAGAGGCATTGGTTTAGGAAGCAAATTAATTACCAAATGTTTACAAAAAGCCAAAGAAAATGGGTTCGAAAGTTGTTATTTAGAAACTATGCCATATATGGAAGCTGCTACCAAATTATACAAAAGAAATGGTTTTGTAAATTTGGAAAAACCAATGGGAAACACTGGCCATTATTCGTGTAATGTATGGATGCTTAAGAAAATTTAA